The window GTAAAGGCTTCAACCTGGATGATTCGGTTGTCTTTGTCCACAAACACGATTTTAGGCACCAGTTTTTTTATTTCGCTCTCGTCATATACGCCCATACTTAATATAATGACCAAATCGCCCGGTTTAAACAACAGCGCGGGAGGGCCGTTCAAACAGATGCTGCCGGAGCCGGCGGCAGCAGGTATGGCGTATGTTTTCCATCTGACGGCGTTGCGCAGATTGGTAATTTGCACAATTTCATACGGCAGAATATTCGCTTCCCGCATCAAATCCGCGTCGATCGTAACGCTCCCCGTGTAGTTCAAGTCCGCCTCCGTTACGGTGGCGCGGTGGATTTTTCCCTTGCACATCATGCGCTGCATTGCGTTCGTTCCTTTCGTTAAGGTTGCCGTGCTTTTCTTTAATAATGTATATCGCGAGCGCCAAATACGTTTGGGCGTTTTTCCTCCCGAATGCAGGATATTCGCCGTTTCTGACGGCCCGCCGACTGTATATGCTATCTCGGGTGCAAATGTACCTAACAGTTTTTCTAAAGCGGGAGGAGACGGCGATGGGAAGATTCTGGTTGGAATGTGTCGCTTGCAATAAATTCATTCCCATTGAAGAACTGCGGGGAGTGTGCGCCTGCGGCGGTACTTTGCTGGTCCGTTACGATCTCGATTGGGCCAAACGTTTGTTTACCAAGGAAAGCATTGCCGAATACGCAACCGATATGTGGAGATATCGCAAGCTTATGCCGCTTCGGGACGAGACGTCCATCGTGAGTTTGGGAGAAGGCTTCACTCCGCTCATTCGCATGCGCAACATCCCCCAAGGCATGCCGCTCAAAAATGTTTGGGTGAAACGCGAAGATTTGAATCCGACCGGCAGTTTCAAAGCGAGAGGAATGTCGGCGGCGCTTACTTTATTGAAAGAAAACGGGCTGAAAAAAGCGGCGGTCGGTTCAAACGGCAATGCGGCGTCCGCTTTGGCGGCTTATGCGGCGCGGGCCGAAATTGCCGCTTTCGTATTTATCCCCAAAGACTGTCCCGCCTTCATCATTGAGGAATGTTTGCATTACGGCGCGGATGTGTGCCTGGTCGACGGCTATATCCACGACGCTTCCCGGATTGTGGCCGACGGCCAACAAGAGCAGGGCTGGTTTAATGTCGGCACGCTGAAGGAACCCGGCCGCGTGGAAGGCAAAAAAACGATGGGGCTGGAACTGGCGGAACAATTCGGCTGGACGTTGCCGGATGTGATTGTATATCCCACCGGCGGCGGATCGGGCGTCATCGGGATGTGGAA is drawn from Bacilli bacterium and contains these coding sequences:
- the panD gene encoding aspartate 1-decarboxylase gives rise to the protein MQRMMCKGKIHRATVTEADLNYTGSVTIDADLMREANILPYEIVQITNLRNAVRWKTYAIPAAAGSGSICLNGPPALLFKPGDLVIILSMGVYDESEIKKLVPKIVFVDKDNRIIQVEAFTGLI
- a CDS encoding threonine synthase, with protein sequence MGRFWLECVACNKFIPIEELRGVCACGGTLLVRYDLDWAKRLFTKESIAEYATDMWRYRKLMPLRDETSIVSLGEGFTPLIRMRNIPQGMPLKNVWVKREDLNPTGSFKARGMSAALTLLKENGLKKAAVGSNGNAASALAAYAARAEIAAFVFIPKDCPAFIIEECLHYGADVCLVDGYIHDASRIVADGQQEQGWFNVGTLKEPGRVEGKKTMGLELAEQFGWTLPDVIVYPTGGGSGVIGMWKAFRELRELGLVKSPLPRFVSVQEAGCTPLVDAMAETGKKTVPTIGEKQSRMTAVTSSPTGMRVPLPPDLNLLVNILREMNGTAVAVSAEEIRAAQKQLGFVGISASPEGAAAWAGTLRLSESGWIRPEEKVVVFNTAHALKYGSFPLLGTVPKAKDYMEWLAAHHPIH